The genomic window CCAGTAAACACATTTGAAGTTTGATACGCTGTAGTAGCAGAAGCAGGTGCTATAATTTGATACTCTAAAGTACCATTTCCGCCAACAACGTTAGATATGGTTACATCGCTAGTTAAATCAGGACACGTTACAGGAGTACTTGTAAAATCCATGTCTGTTGGAGGATTTAAAGCATCTATTGTAATAGTGTTTGTAACAGCTGTACAAATATTAGCATCTCTAATAGTGATGGTATATGTGCCTTGCGTTAAGCCAGTGAACACATTACTTGTTTGAAAATTAACACCATCTATACTGTATTCGTATGGTGGATTTCCGCCAGACACACTTGTTACAGTAATTTCTCCTGTACCATTACAAGTGTAAGGTGCAGAAAGCTCTGCTGTACCAGAAATGGCTGTATTTTCAATAATAGTTACTGTTTGAGGATTCGTTGTACAAACCGAAGGTCCAGATGTGTATTGTAAAACAACATCGTAATTTCCTGCTGCTAATCCTGTGAACAATGATGCATTAGAGAATGTAACTCCGCCATCAATACTGTACTCAATAGCATTTCCATTTTGATTGGTAACATTGATAGTAATTGTGCCTGTATCACCTGTACCACCACATAATATGTCTGTTGTAGTTACATTATATTCTGGTGCAGGAATTTCATCTACCGAGATTGTAGTTGTCGCTGTACAGTTGTTTGAATCAACCACAAGAATGTCAAAAGTTCCTGCTGAAGTCACCACAATTTCTGGTACAGTTTGAAAATCTGTAGAACCATTAATAAAGTAGAAGTAAGGAGGTGTTCCTCCTTCAGGATAAATAGTTATTTCTCCATCAGTACAAGTTAGAGGTACAGTGACAGCTGCAGTTACCGTTAATAAAGGTGGTTCAACAATTGTAACATCTTCAGAATATAAACAACCGTTTTCAGTTTCTACAGTTGCTGTATAAGTTCCTGGATTTAAATTGTCAAAAACATAGGTGTTTTCAATGATTGGACCAACTGTATTTACTACAGTGTCATTTTCACTAAGGGTGAAGGTATACTGAGGATCTACATCATTAGCAGCTAATTGTATACTTCCTTTATCACCAAAACAAAGTGGCTGAGTAATTGTTGAAGTTACTGTAAAATCACGTTCTCTAATCAATACATCAGGAACACCAAAAATACATGGGTTTGTTGGTACACCAACTTGTCTTACATAAACTGAATACGTTCCAGGTGTTGTAACTGTAAATACATTACTCGATTGATAATTAACACCATCTATACTAAACTCATAACCAGAAGGCACGTCGTTAACCGTAATACTTCCGTTAGTAGTACAAATAATATCTGTTGAAACAACCGTTGGAACTAATAGATTTTGATAAACATTAAAATAGAACTGATTGAAACAACCACCAGGATAGTTGATAGTCAATCTGAATTGACCAGCAGTATTTGCTAAAAAGTCAGCACCTGTAACGACTTCATTCCATGTACAACCAGGATCTTCATTAGCGCAATCTGGATCTGAAACAGCAGCGCAACTAGATTCATCTAACTGCTCCCAAATAATAGAAATTGAATCAGATATATTGGTTTCAATAAATCTTGAGTCATCCGCACCACATAAGAAAATGTTTGGTAGTAATTTACCATCATTAGGACAAGTTACTACTTCATCAGCATAAGGAATTACAGGATTTTCAATGTCACCACCAAAAAGTTCAACTTCATAAATTTGCTCTATAGATTGACAAGGAGCTACAGCAGTATTAAAAGAATAATAAGTTCCCGTTGCATCAACTGTAATAGTTTGAGTATTTCCGATAACAGGTGTACCTGTTGGACTTGTAGACCAAGCATAAGAATCATAACCATTGGCTGCTGTAAGTTCTACAGTATCACCACAAAGAATAATTTCTTCAACAAATTCACAATCTAAATCTGCTAAGAAGTTAGTTGCTTGAGGTGATAATAAACAGCCTGTATTACTATTCAAACTTGGATCGTCTGTAATTTGAAATGTTGGATTATAAAATCCATTATAAGTTGCATAAGCTTGGTTGTTGATAATATTTGAACACGCATCTGCTAAATCACCACAACTATTTACAACCTGTACTTCAATTCGTATTTCATAACGAGGATCATTTTCTTCCACGAGTGAATTATCAATATCAAAAACCAACTCTCTAGTTACAGGGTCATAACTAGCTACAGTTACACCTGGAGGAAGAATTAAATCTGTTGGGTGGTTATAAATAATATTGATTGGTAAAATATCTCTAATTTGAAAATTAGTAGCGTTATCATTACCTACATTCTGAAAACCAATCACATAGTTTAATTGAGCTCCAAGATCTACTAATTGACCACCAATATCATTACCTGCATCATCTTCTACAATTTTAGTAAGTACAATGTCTGGTTCAATAATTTCCACTGCAAAAGCAAAGAAGTAAGGAAAATATGTATCACCACTGGTTTCTAATCTTATTGTACCAGATGTTGCATCATTTGCTATTACAGAGTTTCCTGGATTAGGTATTGCAATGGTACCTGTATCAAAACCAAGTGTATTTGTACTATTGGGCACACGGTTAGTAACTGGTGTAGCATCAAGTCGTGTTACTGAGCTATTAAAAAAGTTAGATACAGGACGATCTGCCGTAGATAAACTAACACCATTTAATCGTAGTCTATCACCTAAAATAGGACTATCTCCCTCAAGCGTAGCAAAAGCAAAATTAGCCCTTACTGGCGCAGGAGCAGGAACTGTTCTAAATCCACTCACAGGAATATCTAAGTTAGGATTCCCACCAGGAACACTTATAGCACTAAATCCATCAAAACTAGTGATAGATTTACCCGGAAGCGTTGGGTCTTCATAAACTATGAATAAAGACCATCCTGCTGATTGACCTGTACCATTGTAAGGGTTGAAATTAGCTGTTTCTCCAACACCTGAAGAAACATTGGCAACAGTATAAGTTCCAAGATCTGCACCAGAACCAAAGCTGGTTACAAAGTCAGTAACGTCGGCAAAACAAGCATAAGAAAAGCTATCTCCACCATCTATAGTTGAGCCATTAGCATCAAAAATTATAGTACCAGTTATGTCAGTATATCCACCTGTAGGTCCTTTTAATCTTACGTCAGTAATAGGTTCATCACCAGGATTTACAGCTCCCCAATATAAGCCAGCGTAAATAATGCGGTAACAATTTGGATTTGGAATTTCTAAATCTGCACTCGAGGAACTAAATGTTGAAGGGTCACCATCTATATCGATATATTGCATATCGACATTATGGTTGTAAACACTTCCATTATTGAAAGGATTATTATCTGGACCCAAAATATTATTCCCAATTAATACAATGTCTCCTTTTAAATCCTCATTAAATCTTGGTGTGAATGGCACATAATTTTGTGCATAACTGACTATGCCAAAGCATAGTGCTATTATGACTATTAATGCTCTTGAAAAAGTAGGTTTTTTCATGATACTTGTGGTTTTAATTCCTCACATTTACTTGGGGCAAAGCATCTGTAAAGAATGGCTTAACTTATTAATTTTCTATTTTCACGAGGGACATTTTTACATTATATGGTCTGTTTCCTTTGTCTTCCATAGCTTTATTGGCAGCACTAATACTATCAAACTTACTGTAGTAAACATAGTATTTACTTGTGTTGACATCGTAGAAGAAATCTACGTTAGTACGTCCTGAGGCTACAACTTTAGTTAAAAATTCGTTTCTCTTATTTATATCGCTATGAACAGCAATGATGAGATAATAACCACTCTCGGTATTGCTTACATTCTTTAAAATCTGAATATTCTCACTCTGCTCTTGACCAAAATCAAAATCATCAGAAGTGTATGGTGTTTCAGCTAATTTTGTTGTTCTTTTAATGTTTTGAAGCATTGCTCTATCCTGAGTATATCTGTCTTGTTCATTATCGTAAGCTGCACGCTTAATTCGTCTTCTCTTTTCAAACTCAGTTGCTTCTTTAATCAACTCTAATCTATTATTAAGCTGTATTCTTAACGTTTTAGCTTCTGCCTGTTTAAGCTTTAAGTCTTCGATTTTCTTTCTATAGAATAAGTTTACTTCATCAAGTTTAGTGGTTTTGTATCGTTCTTCATAAAGTGAATTTAAAGAGTCGATTTTCTTAGATTGTGATTCAATAACTTCATCTAAATTAGACTTAATAGCATTAAGTTTATTGTTCTCAGCAGTAACACTTTTAAAAGGTTTTGGCTTAACAACTATACCTTGATCACTTAAATCATTTTCTTCTTTTAAGTCTTTTAAATCTTCGTCTTTTGTATTAACAATCTTTTCATATTCTTCTAAAAGTTTATTCTGTTGCTCATTTGAAGATTCAGCAGCTTTAGTAAGCGAAGCTATAGTTTTACCAATCTCATCTTTAGGATTTTCTACCAATTCTTCATTGGCCATTTTTTCGGCCTCTTCCTTAGCTTGTTGCTCCGCTAATAATCTTGCTTCTTCACGAGCCTTTTGTTCAGCTAATTGTTTTTCTCTGGCTTGTGCTTCGGCTTCCTCTTTAGCTTTTTGTTCTGCCAATGCTTTTGCTTTCGCTTCAGCCTCTTCTTGAGCTTTTCTTTCGGCATCTTCCTTGGCCTGTTGTTCTGCTAGCAATCTTGCCTTTTCAGCAGCTTCTTCACGAGCCTTTTGTTCAGCTAATTGTTTTGCTCTGGCTTGTGCTTCGGCTTCTTCTTTAGCTTTTTGTTCTGCCATTGCTTTTGCTTTAGCTTCAGCCTCTTCTTGAGCTTTTCTTTCGGCATCTTCCTTGGCTTTCTGCTCAGCTAATAATCTTGCTTTTTCAGCGGCTTCTTCACGAGCCTTTTGTTCAGCTAATTGCTTTGCTCTGGCTTGTGCTTCGGCTTCCTCTTTAGCTTTTTGTTCTGCCAATGCTTTTGCTTTCGCTTCAGCCTCTTCTTGAGCTTTTCTTTCAGCATCTTCCTTGGCTTTTTGCTCTGCTAATAATCTAGCTTTTTCAGCGGCTTCTTCACGAGCAAGTTTTTCTTTAGCTTCTCGCTCTACTTTTTCTTCAGCAAGTTGTTTTGCTTTCTCTTGTGCTTCAGCTAATGCGTTGGCTTCTGCATCTTTCTTAGCTTTTTCTTCAGCTTCTCTATCTAATTTGGCTTGCGCTCTACGTTCTGCTGCGCGTTCTCTTATACCAGCTAATTCTTCTTCTGAAGCTTTTACTATAGGTTTATTACGCTTTTTGGTAAACAATCCACTAACTTCTTCGTCACCGCTGTAATCGTATTTCTTTTTACTGATGAATCTATATGCTAGTGTAACTTCGTGTGAAGTACCAAACTCTACTAATTCACCTATAGATTTTTCAATGTTATATTCTATAGCAATATTCTTAGTTACATTAAGACCTAAACCACCAGATACACCATAACGATTGTTATAGCCTGCTTGAAACCAAATTCCTTTAGGCACACTTAATGTTACTAATCCAGATATTAGTGTTTCGTCTTTTCTGAATTCTGACATTAAGATTCCTGAGAATTTGGCATCCTTAAAAAAGCCGCGTCCATCAAAAAATCCTGTATGCATTATATGTGCTTGAATGCCTTGTTTAGGATCGTCTTCTATCATTGAAGACGTTTCAATATTATATAAAACCAAATTGTTTATAGAAACACCAAAATCTAAAAACTCAGTTCCGAAATTGATACCTGGATTTACGGTTAGTAAAAAGTTTTCTGGAACATTTTGTAATGAAGGATCATCAAAATTTGTTATAATGTTAGACGTATTGATACCGCTTTTATAGGCAGCAGCATTAAGTCCGAAGGTTAAATTGTTATTAGTATTTAACTTAACGTTATATGCAAAGTTTAATAAGCCACCAAAAGTAGTTAAGACACCATAATTTTGTTGAAAGGCTGCAATACCAGCACCAATATTTTCAGAAAAACGACCAGAATAACTTCCTAAGAACATTTCTGGAGCATTATCAAATTGAACCCACTGACGCTTGTTGTTAAAACTGATGTATTTGTTTTGTTCTCTAACAAAAGTGAAAGTAGGGTTGATGCTGTAACGATTAAATACCAAAGAGTTTCGTATTGGTAAATCAAAAGAAACCACTCCATCATCTTGCTGAGAAAATGCCATTTGCATAGAAAGGGTCAATATGAATAGTATGAATAGATGTGTTTTCATGCTACTTGACTATAGTTATTGATCCTTTTTTTACATCACCTTCTACTGGTGTTATGATATAGTAGAATACTTGATTGACGCTTGTAAGATTTAAATCATCTTCTGGCCAATTGTTTTGGTAATCTAAGGTATGAAAAACGACTTTTCCTTGTTCGTTTAGTATCATTACCTCAGTATTGGTACCGCTTGTATATTGTAATGGGATTACCCAAGTATCATTAATTAAATCACCATTTGGACTGATAACATTTGGTATATTAGGTACATCTGGAAAAGGTTCTACACCTTGCTCTATAACAAAATCGTAGGTTCTAGAGCCATTACAACCAGCAGTTTCAGAAATAACAACACTATAGCTTCCTATTTCCGTAGCATCATAATAATCTTCAGTGGCACCAACAATGATTTGATTGTTGAAGTACCAAGTAAATTCTGGACTAACAGCATCTGTTGTAACTTCAATAGTTAATGTTTCTCCTTCAAAAATCTGATTAACATCATCAACATTTATTTCACTATTAAAGAGTTCGCTTACTAAATCTATAGTACCAAAAGCAGAACATTCTCCTAAATCTACCTGAACGGAAAACATACCAGACTCATTAGTTTGGTACATTTGATTAGTTGCATCTGGTATTTCTACACCATCTTTAAACCATTGATAACTATTACCTCCAACTGTACTTAATGTTGTAAGACCTTGTTCTGGGCAATAAGGATTTCCTAAGCTAGATGATATGGTGACATCTCCTTCACCAGAAGTACTAACTTCTGATATTGTAACTCGATTTGAAAATGAGTTAGATGTACATGTACCATAATTAGTTTCTACAAAATAAGTGCCTTCTTCATCAACGAGTAGAGAAGACCCTTCAGCTACAAAAACAGAAGTTGTAGGGCCAGTTTCCTTATACCAGTTAAAAGTTAAAGAAGGATAATTTAATGGAGAATCGTTATTGCCAGTTCCCGGATTATCTATAGTTAAAAGATAACTTCCACCTGTACAATAAGCACCTGTTGATACTAAATTATTAATTGTAAAAGGTGAATCTTGAAGCTTGTAATATGCCGCAAAAGGTACAGAAGGTGTGCTGGTAGCTACTGGAGAGCTACTTTTTATTCTAATTCTATAATTCTCACCAGCTGTAGTTTCAGGAATAGAAAAATCTACAGTTGCTGGCGATGTTGTAATCCATCCAGGTGAAGATGTATAAATAACTTCAGCATTTGAAAAATCACCATCACCATCAGATAATTCAACTGTAAATTGATTTGAAGCGTTTAAAGCAGACGTTGGTGAAAATACAAATGTAGCACTATAGGTGTTAAAAGAATCACTAGCACACGCCTGAGTAAAGCCTAAATTAGGCTGACCAATAACTAGCTGCGCCTGAACTTGTTCTAGTGAAAGAAAAGCTAAAACTAGGCAGAGGGAGATAAGCAGTTTATTTAGTTTAGTAGTTTGAGGCATATGCTTATTGTAATTTTTATCTATAGGCTTTTGGTGTTAGGGTAGGTTAATCAATAGTTTATTATTGAAAACTAATCGTCATCCTCATCGTCATCTATAAAATCGTTAGAGGCAATAATTCTATTTACTTGTAATCTAAAATCAGGAGTTCTGTTATCTGAAGCAGCAATAAAGGTTTCTTTATCCGATCCTTTAGCATATAGATTGCTAAAAGCTCTACTACCATACCAGCTTTCTAAATCATCATTATTGGTATATCCCTTTCTGTAAATATTTCCTTTACAGTTATTAAAGTAGGTTTTAGTAAACTGAATTTTTTCAAGGTTTTCGTTGTTAAGTGCAATCTTATCATCTAGAATAACAGCAGGATAAAAGCCAGAAATTACACTTTTATTAATAGCGAAAGATGCATCAGCACCAATATAAATAGCCTCTTGCACAAGACCAACCTGTATATCTGACTTGATATTATCAGAAACATTAACCAAGGTTAGGTTTTCTGCATTTACAAATGTTTGACGTTTAGAAGTATCAGACTCTTCTTTATTGTCATAAGATTTTACAACCATACATCTAGAACCGTTTGCACTAGAAACATAAGGAGATCTAATAGCTAATGAATTGATTAACTGACATTGGGTACCAAAATTAAACTCATAGTCATTTGTTTTGGAACGGTAAGACACTAATTTTTCTAGAATTACTGATCCTCCAAGGATATTAAATGAATTACCAGCACAATAGCTTACCATTACGTTTTCAACAACTGTTTTGTTACCAACACCTGCTAAAGTTAAAGCATTGAAGTAGCCATAATTTTTAGTTCTTTTACCAGCAAATTCTATTCTTACATATTTTAAGATACCAGATTCGCTTTCAGTATTATTACCTCCATAAGCAATATGCTCTGTAGAAGAAGGTTTTAAACCGTAATTAAGAGACGATAATTGTCCGTATGTATTTAAAGGAGCATCACCTAAAAGAAATATGCCGCCCCAATCACCAGCTTTTTTACTGTCTCTACTCGAGGTAAAAACTATAGGATCTGTCTGAGTACCTTTAGCAACTAGTTTTGCCCCTTTGCTAATAATTAATGAAGCCTTAGAATCAAAATCACCAAGGATTTTAGTTCCAGGTTCTATAGTTAATGTAGCACTGTCGGTTACAAACACATCGCCAATAAGAAGATAAACATCTCTCTTTAGTAATTTTGTGTCTTTAGAAATCTTTCCACTTAAAATCTGGGTTGGTTCACCATACTCAGATTGACTAGGTTTAAACTCTGTCCAGGAATTCAGCCAGTTATCGTAGCCGATTATTCCTTTTTCCTGTTGTGCAAAACAGTTGCTTAACACTAATAGAAAAATAAGCGCGGTTTTAATACAATTTTTCATAGTAGTTAAATTTGTTAATTTGGGTTTTAAAGTAATTTTTCAACTAATTGCCTCAAACATAGGAATTAATCCTATGAAATACAAGAAATTATCGTTGAAATACATAATTTTAATACATATTTATTATTTTTCCTACAAAAATATGATTTTCGTACATAAAAATCCATTGGATATTAACTAATTGATTATCAATAATTTGAATATTATAAAATAGAAAATAAAAAACCTCGCAGTTTTGCGAGGTTAAAAAACATGAAATTGATTATAGACTAATCCTCTTTGAAATCGTTGTATGTATGTAAAGCTTTTAAAGTAGATTCGTAAAACAAAATCGCTGCTATAAGATCGTTGGTATCCGAATAGGGTAGGATTTTGGTTTGAAATTCTACAGTACTTTCAAAATATTCATCAGAAGCTTCTTTATTATCTTCTAACGCCTTTTTATTTTCTTTTGTTTCTGGTATGCCCAATGATTTCATAGTTACACCAGGCTTAGTAGCAAATGCAATATTTGGTAAAATATTTACAATAACTTCTATACGCTCTATATATAAAGTTAATAATTCACCTTTAGACATATCGTCTAGTTGTTCTCTACTGTGATATTTAGATATATTAACCTTACCACTAATGATACTTTGTGAATCATCATCCTTTGATTTTTGTGCATTTCCAAAACCTATCATAAGGAAAAAAAGAGCACTAAATAAAGTAAGTTTTGTTTTCATATTTATAGTTTTGATTTGGGCTTACTGTGACAAATCTATATAAAATAATCACAAAAACAACTAATTTCACCTATTTTTCTTCAAAAAATTTTAACACTTTAAATGCATATTTCTTGGATAAACTGCATAAATAGTGGATTAAGTGCTAATTTTACCGACAAAATACATAGGCGCATTTTAACACTTTTAAACATGAATATAGACTTAAAAAAGACAATATTTTTTAACTTTTTTTTGGAAAAAGAGAGAAATAAAAATAAGCTTAAATAAAAAACACATCTATAAATTGCGAATTTTTGGATGTATTTCATCGTCAAATTTTGCATCTTTTTACAGTTCATCGCAAAATTATTGCAATCACATGATTTTTAGGGCACTACCATTTTTTTGAACCAAATTTGACGGAACCCAAATCAGTATTCGTCATGAAAAATTTAATCGCAGCTTTTTGTTTGATTTGTTTTTATAGTGCATTTAATGTTAGTTATGCACAAGAAAGTCCTATTTACGATAGGGCAGAGGACCAGTTGACTAACACAGATACTATCCCAGATTTTAGATCTAAGACTAATAAATTAAAATTAACAGGTGTTATTTACCAGAGTGATGGTGTGACGCCAGCCAAAGACGTTATTCTTTTTATAGAACAACCTGATGAAGATGGTGACTTTGATCTAAGACATACAGATGACAAACGTTACGTATTCCATAGAAGTTGGGTAAAAACAGACGCTGATGGTAGATATACATTCTACACAT from Winogradskyella sp. MH6 includes these protein-coding regions:
- a CDS encoding PorP/SprF family type IX secretion system membrane protein, producing MKTHLFILFILTLSMQMAFSQQDDGVVSFDLPIRNSLVFNRYSINPTFTFVREQNKYISFNNKRQWVQFDNAPEMFLGSYSGRFSENIGAGIAAFQQNYGVLTTFGGLLNFAYNVKLNTNNNLTFGLNAAAYKSGINTSNIITNFDDPSLQNVPENFLLTVNPGINFGTEFLDFGVSINNLVLYNIETSSMIEDDPKQGIQAHIMHTGFFDGRGFFKDAKFSGILMSEFRKDETLISGLVTLSVPKGIWFQAGYNNRYGVSGGLGLNVTKNIAIEYNIEKSIGELVEFGTSHEVTLAYRFISKKKYDYSGDEEVSGLFTKKRNKPIVKASEEELAGIRERAAERRAQAKLDREAEEKAKKDAEANALAEAQEKAKQLAEEKVEREAKEKLAREEAAEKARLLAEQKAKEDAERKAQEEAEAKAKALAEQKAKEEAEAQARAKQLAEQKAREEAAEKARLLAEQKAKEDAERKAQEEAEAKAKAMAEQKAKEEAEAQARAKQLAEQKAREEAAEKARLLAEQQAKEDAERKAQEEAEAKAKALAEQKAKEEAEAQAREKQLAEQKAREEARLLAEQQAKEEAEKMANEELVENPKDEIGKTIASLTKAAESSNEQQNKLLEEYEKIVNTKDEDLKDLKEENDLSDQGIVVKPKPFKSVTAENNKLNAIKSNLDEVIESQSKKIDSLNSLYEERYKTTKLDEVNLFYRKKIEDLKLKQAEAKTLRIQLNNRLELIKEATEFEKRRRIKRAAYDNEQDRYTQDRAMLQNIKRTTKLAETPYTSDDFDFGQEQSENIQILKNVSNTESGYYLIIAVHSDINKRNEFLTKVVASGRTNVDFFYDVNTSKYYVYYSKFDSISAANKAMEDKGNRPYNVKMSLVKIEN
- a CDS encoding gliding motility-associated C-terminal domain-containing protein; this encodes MPQTTKLNKLLISLCLVLAFLSLEQVQAQLVIGQPNLGFTQACASDSFNTYSATFVFSPTSALNASNQFTVELSDGDGDFSNAEVIYTSSPGWITTSPATVDFSIPETTAGENYRIRIKSSSPVATSTPSVPFAAYYKLQDSPFTINNLVSTGAYCTGGSYLLTIDNPGTGNNDSPLNYPSLTFNWYKETGPTTSVFVAEGSSLLVDEEGTYFVETNYGTCTSNSFSNRVTISEVSTSGEGDVTISSSLGNPYCPEQGLTTLSTVGGNSYQWFKDGVEIPDATNQMYQTNESGMFSVQVDLGECSAFGTIDLVSELFNSEINVDDVNQIFEGETLTIEVTTDAVSPEFTWYFNNQIIVGATEDYYDATEIGSYSVVISETAGCNGSRTYDFVIEQGVEPFPDVPNIPNVISPNGDLINDTWVIPLQYTSGTNTEVMILNEQGKVVFHTLDYQNNWPEDDLNLTSVNQVFYYIITPVEGDVKKGSITIVK